A single window of Rhodamnia argentea isolate NSW1041297 chromosome 5, ASM2092103v1, whole genome shotgun sequence DNA harbors:
- the LOC125315028 gene encoding phytosulfokines 4-like isoform X2: protein MSPRVKCLALLALLAVSFAAVSSAARPDPASSGGAASTAQSQPQVGEDCGGGGVGAEECLMRRTLEAHLDYIYTQNHHH from the exons atgtctCCCAGGGTCAAATGTCTCGCCCTCTTGGCCCTCCTCGCCGTCTCCTTTGCCGCCGTCTCTTCGGCGGCGCGCCCCGACCCGGCGTCATCTGGCGGCGCCGCTTCGACGGCACAGTCTCAGCCTCAG GTCGGTGAAgactgcggcggcggcggcgtagGAGCAGAGGAGTGCTTGATGCGACGAACCCTAGAGGCTCACCTCGATTACATCTACACCCAGAATCACCACCATTGA
- the LOC125315028 gene encoding phytosulfokines 4-like isoform X1, with product MSPRVKCLALLALLAVSFAAVSSAARPDPASSGGAASTAQSQPQSKVGEDCGGGGVGAEECLMRRTLEAHLDYIYTQNHHH from the exons atgtctCCCAGGGTCAAATGTCTCGCCCTCTTGGCCCTCCTCGCCGTCTCCTTTGCCGCCGTCTCTTCGGCGGCGCGCCCCGACCCGGCGTCATCTGGCGGCGCCGCTTCGACGGCACAGTCTCAGCCTCAG TCGAAGGTCGGTGAAgactgcggcggcggcggcgtagGAGCAGAGGAGTGCTTGATGCGACGAACCCTAGAGGCTCACCTCGATTACATCTACACCCAGAATCACCACCATTGA
- the LOC115755211 gene encoding patellin-4-like produces MTHEFEYVPNIHPLIAIRSPNHIVNLCSVSRYILAEEIPVRYGGFKREKDFEFSSEDGPVSELTIKAGSTETIVLPAEETGNTLLWDLTVLGWEVRYKEEFVPSDEGSYTVIVQKGKKMAPSEGPIRNTFRNNEPGKVVLTIENITAKKKRVLYRYKNKKCSSF; encoded by the exons ATGACCCATGAGTTTGAATATGTCCCCAATATAC ACCCTTTGATTGCCATAAGAAGCCCTAATCATATAGTAAACCTGTGCTCTGTCTCCAGGTACATCCTGGCTGAGGAGATACCGGTTCGGTACGGCGGATTCAAGAGGGAAAAGGATTTCGAGTTCTCGAGCGAGGATGGTCCCGTGTCGGAGCTCACCATCAAGGCTGGATCGACCGAAACCATTGTGCTACCAGCCGAGGAG ACCGGAAACACATTGCTTTGGGACCTCACGGTGCTGGGCTGGGAGGTGAGATACAAGGAAGAGTTTGTGCCGAGCGACGAGGGGTCGTACACAGTCATTGTTCAGAAGGGAAAGAAGATGGCGCCGAGCGAGGGGCCGATCCGCAACACGTTCCGGAACAACGAGCCCGGGAAGGTCGTGCTCACCATCGAGAACATTACCGCCAAGAAGAAGAGGGTTCTGTACCGGTACAAGAACAAGAAGTGCTCCAGCTTCTGA